The Peribacillus simplex genome contains a region encoding:
- a CDS encoding arsenic transporter, with amino-acid sequence MHFEIGMTIFVFVMTMIVILWRPGGINEAWPASIGAVIILLTGTVSQGDILDIINKIGGASITIMATIVMAVILESFGFFHWAAARLANLARGSGYRLYWYIQLLCFVMTLLFNNDGSIMITTPILILLLKNLRLKPHEAIPYLLSGALIATASSAPIGVSNIVNLIALKIVHMSLYMHTAMMFVPATLGLIFMSCLMFAVVKKKLPKKLPNFSYDIEESFFTKNFHPLKGKMTVETKRQRTRFMLKVLLYVFVVRCLLFVASYFSIPIEWVAVLGSLSLLIWRWYHLRTNPVDILKKTPWHILIFAFSMYVIIYGLHNVGLTAMLVQICEPIVNQGLLSASFVMGGLVSILSNIFNNHPALMIGTITLTEMGLDPITLKTIYLANIIGSDMGSLLLPIGTLASLIWMHILKQYKVNIKWKDYLSVSLIVIPITTVLTLLLLFYWVQMIFS; translated from the coding sequence ATGCATTTCGAAATAGGAATGACTATTTTTGTGTTTGTCATGACAATGATAGTTATATTGTGGAGGCCAGGAGGTATCAATGAAGCATGGCCAGCTTCAATCGGTGCCGTGATAATTTTGCTGACTGGCACAGTATCCCAAGGCGATATTTTGGATATCATCAATAAAATCGGGGGCGCATCAATCACCATCATGGCAACGATTGTCATGGCAGTCATCTTGGAAAGTTTCGGCTTTTTTCACTGGGCGGCTGCGAGACTTGCCAACCTTGCCAGAGGATCGGGGTATCGCCTGTATTGGTACATTCAATTATTGTGCTTTGTAATGACCTTGTTATTCAATAACGACGGCAGCATCATGATTACGACCCCCATATTGATCTTGCTTTTGAAAAATCTCAGATTAAAACCACATGAAGCCATCCCGTATCTTTTGAGTGGAGCATTGATTGCAACAGCTTCAAGTGCGCCTATAGGCGTGAGTAATATAGTCAATTTAATCGCTTTGAAAATTGTTCATATGTCGCTTTATATGCATACTGCCATGATGTTTGTACCTGCAACTTTGGGGCTGATCTTCATGTCATGTTTGATGTTCGCAGTGGTCAAGAAAAAACTGCCCAAGAAACTGCCGAATTTTTCTTATGACATTGAGGAAAGTTTCTTCACTAAGAATTTCCATCCTTTAAAGGGAAAAATGACGGTTGAAACAAAAAGGCAACGCACAAGATTCATGTTGAAAGTATTGCTCTATGTGTTCGTGGTGCGCTGTTTACTCTTTGTAGCTTCTTATTTTTCCATTCCAATCGAGTGGGTTGCTGTACTTGGCTCTTTATCTTTACTGATCTGGAGATGGTATCATTTACGGACAAACCCTGTCGATATACTCAAAAAGACCCCATGGCACATCCTGATATTCGCATTCTCCATGTATGTCATCATTTATGGTCTCCATAATGTAGGCCTTACAGCCATGCTCGTACAGATATGCGAACCGATTGTAAATCAAGGGTTACTGAGTGCTAGCTTTGTCATGGGAGGATTGGTTTCGATTCTATCAAACATTTTCAATAATCATCCGGCATTAATGATAGGAACCATTACCTTAACCGAAATGGGACTGGATCCGATCACATTAAAAACTATTTATCTAGCTAATATAATCGGTAGTGACATGGGATCATTGTTATTGCCCATCGGTACTCTTGCCTCACTTATCTGGATGCATATCCTGAAACAATACAAAGTGAATATAAAGTGGAAGGATTATTTAAGTGTATCCCTGATAGTCATACCAATTACGACAGTGCTGACACTGCTCTTATTATTTTATTGGGTGCAAATGATTTTTAGCTGA
- a CDS encoding CapA family protein, whose product MKRTLNAKEKTLIFIKRTKKKNLKYTGIILPILLIALVITTWMGRAEEVKITATKSDQPLTMTMVGDVMMGRYVEEVTEKHGQEYLFRYMKPYFAHSDYVSGNYEHTALKEEVSNYKGADTPIRLNSNTSGVEAVKDAGFSVMTLANNHMMDYEEQGLLDTIDEFKSADMHYVGVGSNTVEAKNSIDYADVNGVRVATLGFTDVYGKDAVSKSDKAGLLNSNPDLLFEMIGKARDAKQGNADLVVVNMHWGQEYSTSTTDRQTDLAKAIIDAGADIIIGHHPHVLQSFDVYKDGIIFYSLGNFIFDQGWTRTKDSAMVQYHLAEDGKATIDVVPLQIEEATPRPATSSIDKSRVYRQLTKETSENAQWSKKEDHIEINLDHKKVIDHKAQREQEEKAAQAAKEAKEKKAAQEKKAAQAIQQDIQPIQ is encoded by the coding sequence ATGAAACGGACTTTAAATGCAAAAGAAAAAACACTTATCTTTATTAAACGCACGAAGAAAAAGAATCTTAAATACACTGGAATCATACTACCTATATTACTAATCGCTTTAGTCATTACCACTTGGATGGGACGGGCTGAGGAAGTGAAAATAACCGCAACAAAATCCGATCAACCATTGACGATGACAATGGTCGGTGATGTGATGATGGGACGTTATGTTGAAGAAGTGACGGAAAAGCACGGGCAGGAATACCTCTTCCGTTATATGAAGCCTTATTTTGCCCATTCAGACTATGTCAGTGGGAATTATGAGCATACCGCTTTAAAAGAAGAAGTATCCAACTATAAGGGAGCAGATACGCCCATCCGGTTAAACTCCAATACTAGCGGTGTGGAAGCGGTTAAAGATGCTGGCTTCTCTGTAATGACTTTGGCCAATAACCATATGATGGACTATGAAGAACAAGGGCTTCTAGATACGATTGATGAATTCAAAAGTGCGGATATGCATTATGTCGGTGTTGGATCGAACACTGTGGAAGCAAAAAACAGCATCGACTATGCGGATGTTAATGGCGTTCGTGTCGCAACACTTGGCTTCACAGATGTTTACGGTAAGGATGCCGTGTCAAAAAGTGATAAAGCCGGACTATTGAACTCCAATCCTGATTTATTATTTGAAATGATCGGCAAAGCAAGGGATGCCAAGCAAGGCAACGCAGACTTGGTTGTGGTGAATATGCACTGGGGACAAGAGTATTCAACATCTACAACCGACCGTCAAACGGACTTGGCTAAAGCTATCATCGATGCTGGGGCTGACATCATCATCGGCCATCACCCACACGTGCTTCAATCGTTTGATGTGTATAAAGATGGAATCATTTTCTATAGCTTAGGAAATTTCATTTTCGATCAAGGATGGACACGCACAAAGGATTCAGCCATGGTTCAATACCATTTAGCGGAAGACGGAAAAGCTACAATCGATGTCGTTCCACTGCAAATTGAAGAAGCAACACCAAGGCCAGCTACCTCTTCAATCGACAAATCACGTGTTTACCGCCAGTTGACGAAGGAAACGAGTGAAAACGCCCAATGGTCGAAAAAAGAGGATCACATCGAGATTAACTTGGATCACAAGAAGGTAATCGACCATAAGGCACAGCGTGAGCAAGAAGAAAAAGCAGCACAAGCAGCGAAAGAAGCAAAGGAAAAGAAAGCTGCACAAGAGAAAAAGGCAGCACAAGCTATACAACAGGACATACAGCCCATTCAGTAA
- a CDS encoding MFS transporter produces MKSLNEQVKDNWKKNITLFLGSQTISLFGSSLVQYAIMWYITLNTQSGVLMTISIVCGFVPTFILSPIAGVWADRYNRKMLIILSDSLIAISTLILAILFLIGYDELWLLFVMSAVRAIGTGIQTPAVGAILPQLVPEDKLTKVNGTNGSIQALVMLVSPMVSGALLTMASIETIFFIDVITAVIAIFTLLAFLKIPAHAKALQKQTTSYFTDLQEGFIYIRNHDFLKKFFMFFAFFFVLAAPVAFLTPLQVTRSFGNDVWRLTAIEITFAIGMMLGGIFMASWGGFKNKIHTMTLASLIIGACTFALGIIPVFWIYLVIMGIVGLAMPIFNTPSTVLLQEKVEGDLLGRVFGVLGMISTSMMPLGMLVFGPISDIIKIEWLLIGTGLLLFIQGFFLLGSKVLIEAGKPTSKDAPE; encoded by the coding sequence ATGAAATCATTAAATGAACAAGTAAAGGACAATTGGAAAAAGAATATCACTCTTTTTCTAGGCAGTCAGACCATATCCCTCTTTGGTTCGTCCTTGGTTCAGTATGCCATCATGTGGTATATCACGTTGAATACACAGTCGGGTGTCTTGATGACGATATCCATCGTTTGTGGTTTCGTGCCTACCTTTATACTCTCCCCAATCGCTGGGGTATGGGCAGACCGCTATAATCGGAAGATGCTGATCATTCTTTCGGATTCATTGATTGCCATTTCAACGCTGATATTGGCCATCCTGTTTTTAATCGGCTACGATGAGCTTTGGCTGCTTTTCGTCATGTCCGCTGTCCGGGCAATCGGAACGGGAATCCAGACTCCTGCCGTCGGTGCCATTCTTCCTCAGCTTGTGCCAGAGGATAAGCTTACGAAGGTGAACGGAACGAATGGAAGCATACAAGCGCTAGTGATGCTCGTTTCCCCCATGGTGAGCGGCGCACTGCTGACGATGGCTTCAATCGAAACCATTTTCTTCATTGATGTGATTACAGCTGTAATTGCCATCTTCACATTGTTGGCATTTTTGAAAATTCCAGCCCATGCGAAGGCATTACAAAAACAAACAACCAGCTATTTCACCGATTTGCAAGAAGGATTCATCTATATCAGGAATCACGACTTTCTTAAAAAATTCTTTATGTTTTTCGCATTTTTCTTCGTGCTTGCCGCACCTGTTGCATTTCTTACACCGCTTCAGGTCACACGCTCTTTCGGGAATGATGTTTGGCGGTTGACTGCGATAGAAATCACCTTTGCCATCGGTATGATGCTAGGCGGGATTTTCATGGCATCCTGGGGAGGCTTTAAAAACAAGATCCATACGATGACACTTGCGAGCCTTATCATTGGTGCCTGTACTTTCGCTCTTGGAATCATCCCCGTTTTCTGGATTTACTTGGTCATCATGGGGATAGTCGGATTGGCGATGCCCATCTTTAATACGCCGTCCACGGTCTTGTTACAGGAGAAGGTCGAGGGTGATCTTCTTGGGAGGGTATTTGGTGTTTTAGGGATGATCTCGACTTCGATGATGCCGCTGGGGATGCTTGTCTTCGGACCGATATCCGATATCATTAAAATAGAATGGCTGCTTATAGGAACTGGTTTATTGCTGTTTATTCAAGGCTTTTTCCTACTGGGAAGCAAAGTGTTGATCGAAGCCGGAAAACCGACCTCGAAAGATGCCCCCGAGTAA
- a CDS encoding poly-gamma-glutamate hydrolase family protein has product MNENSYTDFIELQQNEQEELDYRIIAQHRNPDIAILAIHGGNIEPGTSEIAAALGERLCASTYLFEGLKPRGNQVLHITSCLFNEPAGVSMAANAQTTLSIHGHYDVHNALVYIGGRNEPYKNLIQQCLNKAGFQTDHAPQHLSGMKGNNITNSSKTGTGVQLELSTKLRKSFFEGDDFTSKNRVNHCNLLKRFVTAIEKATLEYKQVE; this is encoded by the coding sequence ATGAATGAAAATAGCTATACCGATTTTATTGAACTGCAGCAAAATGAACAAGAAGAACTCGATTACCGCATCATCGCTCAGCACAGGAATCCTGATATCGCAATTCTAGCCATACACGGCGGGAACATCGAACCGGGAACTAGCGAGATTGCAGCCGCACTTGGTGAGAGACTTTGTGCAAGCACCTATCTATTCGAAGGTCTTAAACCAAGGGGTAACCAGGTCCTCCATATAACATCCTGCTTGTTCAATGAACCGGCCGGCGTTTCAATGGCAGCGAACGCCCAGACCACCCTTTCGATCCATGGCCACTACGACGTGCATAATGCGCTGGTTTACATTGGCGGTAGGAACGAACCCTATAAGAACCTTATTCAGCAATGCCTAAACAAAGCTGGATTTCAAACTGATCATGCACCGCAGCACCTTTCAGGCATGAAAGGAAACAACATCACCAACTCATCCAAGACGGGTACAGGCGTACAATTGGAACTTTCCACAAAGCTCAGAAAAAGCTTTTTCGAAGGTGATGACTTTACCAGTAAGAACAGGGTCAATCACTGTAATCTTCTTAAACGGTTCGTTACTGCCATTGAAAAAGCGACTCTTGAATATAAACAGGTTGAATGA
- a CDS encoding gamma-glutamyltransferase family protein, with amino-acid sequence MINRRTGKIFISLCVLIYLAGCSKTPPISDTNDPIESKTEQSYGVSSSNPIAIDVGMDILKNGGTAADAAIAVSYVLGVVEPYGSGVGGGGGMLIAPESGDPKFIDYRESSPEDPSSRHNAGIPGLVAGMQVISDKYGSVPMADLLQPAIDLAEGGFEVDKMLSSRLEAAQPRISSDATSLFYPDGDALEPGKTLVQEKLAETLKQIQKEGPDGFYKGEIARDIKRETDIDLMDLKRYEVKERKPVQGTFAGYDAFTAPPPFSGITVLEMLKLAEEMNLSDSSSKSAYMKVLGGITDTAYQDRSANIGDGISHSKAEKLLSPIHLDNLKNKIKSEKWEDKESNGSEEHESTTHFVIMDKYGTVVSATNTLSNFFGSGDYTNGFFLNDQLKNFRSGLNAQEAYKRSRTFTAPTILKKPGQESIGIGSPGGDRIPQVLMQVLYSYTENEGSFQDIIDRNRFVYDGKKIYTESRLSNEIISDLEDSGYEVIQKISPMYYGGVQVLVKNEKNGQVSGAGDKRRNGSWKAQQ; translated from the coding sequence ATGATTAACCGTAGGACTGGAAAAATATTCATTTCACTTTGCGTGCTCATATATTTAGCTGGATGTTCGAAGACACCCCCTATTTCTGACACGAATGATCCGATAGAGAGTAAAACGGAACAATCATATGGGGTCAGTTCTTCAAATCCAATCGCAATAGATGTCGGGATGGATATATTGAAAAATGGTGGAACGGCGGCGGATGCCGCCATTGCGGTATCCTATGTATTAGGTGTAGTTGAACCTTATGGATCTGGCGTGGGCGGCGGCGGCGGTATGCTGATTGCACCGGAATCCGGCGATCCCAAATTTATCGATTATCGTGAATCCTCTCCGGAAGACCCAAGTTCAAGGCACAATGCAGGGATTCCTGGCTTAGTGGCCGGCATGCAGGTTATAAGTGATAAGTATGGGAGCGTACCAATGGCAGACCTTCTCCAGCCGGCGATAGATTTGGCTGAAGGCGGATTTGAAGTCGACAAAATGTTATCATCACGCTTAGAAGCGGCTCAGCCAAGGATATCTTCCGATGCGACTTCACTTTTTTATCCTGATGGCGATGCCCTTGAACCAGGCAAAACACTCGTCCAGGAAAAACTTGCTGAAACATTGAAGCAGATTCAAAAGGAAGGTCCTGATGGTTTTTATAAAGGGGAAATCGCACGGGATATTAAAAGAGAAACAGATATCGACTTGATGGATTTAAAGCGCTATGAGGTGAAAGAACGTAAGCCGGTCCAAGGAACATTTGCCGGTTATGATGCTTTTACCGCCCCTCCGCCCTTCTCCGGGATTACCGTTCTTGAAATGTTAAAGCTCGCCGAGGAAATGAACCTCAGTGATTCTTCAAGCAAATCAGCTTATATGAAGGTATTGGGTGGCATCACAGATACTGCTTATCAAGATCGGTCCGCCAATATTGGGGATGGAATAAGTCACTCCAAGGCGGAAAAATTGCTCTCCCCCATTCACTTGGACAATCTTAAAAATAAGATCAAAAGTGAAAAATGGGAAGATAAAGAATCGAATGGTTCCGAAGAACATGAAAGTACGACACATTTTGTGATCATGGACAAGTATGGCACTGTCGTTTCCGCAACAAATACGCTCAGCAACTTTTTCGGATCTGGTGATTATACGAATGGATTTTTCCTTAACGATCAATTGAAAAATTTCCGGTCCGGCTTGAACGCCCAAGAGGCATATAAACGGTCTAGAACTTTCACCGCTCCTACCATTCTCAAGAAACCAGGGCAGGAATCGATCGGGATAGGCTCACCAGGCGGCGATAGGATTCCTCAAGTATTGATGCAGGTCCTTTATTCATATACAGAGAATGAAGGCTCATTTCAGGATATCATCGACCGTAATCGGTTCGTCTATGATGGAAAGAAGATTTATACGGAATCCAGGCTTTCGAATGAAATAATATCAGACCTGGAAGATTCAGGATATGAAGTCATCCAGAAGATCTCCCCCATGTATTACGGCGGGGTTCAAGTACTCGTTAAAAACGAGAAAAACGGACAAGTATCCGGAGCTGGGGATAAAAGAAGAAATGGAAGCTGGAAAGCCCAGCAATAA
- a CDS encoding DUF2642 domain-containing protein: protein MSDAFALLGKQIDVQISGKKTFKGILTDLSTDILVLFNGQQFLYFPMLHVHRFNLSTEIDNEIKNPMESPMMEDMASISYRKTLMNAKGVFSAIHVAGHIPLHGYITNVFNDYFAFYSPVYKMMYVSLHHLKWLTPYNQNATPYTLSKESFPVNPSDIPMLRSLEDQLKKNAGKLVVFDGGEDPMKIGMLKKAENNLVELKTANGDHVFLKLSHIKTVYMP, encoded by the coding sequence ATGAGTGATGCGTTTGCATTACTGGGTAAACAGATTGATGTCCAAATCTCAGGAAAAAAAACTTTCAAAGGAATTCTAACTGATTTGAGCACGGATATTCTGGTGTTGTTCAATGGACAGCAGTTTTTGTATTTTCCTATGCTGCACGTCCATAGATTCAATCTGAGTACAGAGATAGATAACGAGATTAAAAATCCTATGGAGTCCCCCATGATGGAAGACATGGCGTCGATTTCCTATCGTAAAACACTAATGAACGCAAAAGGAGTTTTTTCAGCAATCCATGTTGCTGGACACATTCCTTTACACGGCTATATCACCAATGTTTTCAATGATTACTTTGCATTCTACTCGCCTGTATATAAAATGATGTATGTCTCGCTGCATCACCTTAAATGGCTTACTCCGTACAATCAAAATGCCACACCCTATACACTCAGTAAAGAGAGTTTTCCTGTCAACCCTTCAGACATACCGATGCTGCGTTCTTTGGAAGACCAATTAAAGAAAAATGCAGGAAAGCTAGTAGTATTTGATGGGGGAGAGGACCCGATGAAAATCGGTATGCTTAAAAAGGCGGAAAACAACTTGGTTGAATTAAAGACAGCCAATGGAGATCATGTGTTTTTGAAGCTATCACATATTAAAACCGTGTACATGCCATAG
- a CDS encoding C40 family peptidase → MFNGKISRMILTVVFMVSFTFLPGLKADAADPVHTVIPGETVESIARTYDISAEQLMKTNGLPDDRLFAGQKLAIIQTAYTPSVYQWSERGKKIARYAKSFIGFKKSAGEETPEKGFDSSGLIHWVLSRQNVPVDRLTVDGFYKQGMDTATPKTGDIIFFLDKDSLKVVTAGIYIGKNQFVNSGYGAETVQVRSTSEDYFAKYQVAYKTYTPKGEHIVQAGETLKSISENYSISMNTIKSRNALNTDELMQGQYLQLYSNPLYPFYVNQEAAYDKAYDVIKYAYTLRGFPYVFGGEDPMTGMDCSGFIYWVMKEQGLSVKRDSAEDYFSLVPKIDNPKAGDLVFFRDTGTRLGVTHVGIYLGDGRFLNSTENTGVHISNLSSGYFAEKFESFGQAESLID, encoded by the coding sequence ATGTTTAATGGAAAAATAAGCCGTATGATACTTACAGTGGTATTCATGGTTAGTTTCACTTTTTTACCTGGCTTAAAGGCCGATGCTGCAGATCCTGTGCATACTGTAATCCCTGGCGAAACGGTAGAATCGATTGCCAGGACATATGATATATCGGCTGAGCAATTAATGAAAACGAATGGTTTACCGGATGATAGGTTATTTGCGGGCCAAAAGTTGGCAATCATTCAAACGGCGTATACTCCTTCCGTCTATCAATGGTCGGAGAGAGGAAAAAAAATTGCGAGATATGCGAAATCTTTTATAGGGTTTAAAAAGTCAGCTGGAGAGGAGACGCCAGAAAAAGGGTTTGATTCGAGCGGATTAATTCATTGGGTGCTTTCCCGGCAAAATGTGCCGGTTGACCGTTTGACAGTAGATGGTTTCTATAAGCAAGGGATGGATACAGCCACTCCGAAGACCGGGGATATTATATTCTTTCTGGATAAAGACAGCTTAAAGGTCGTGACTGCGGGTATTTATATCGGCAAAAACCAATTTGTCAATTCTGGATATGGTGCAGAAACGGTTCAGGTGAGATCCACTTCAGAAGATTACTTTGCAAAATACCAAGTGGCATACAAAACATACACGCCAAAAGGAGAGCATATCGTCCAAGCGGGAGAAACGCTTAAAAGTATATCGGAGAATTACAGCATTTCAATGAATACGATCAAAAGCCGTAACGCTTTAAATACCGATGAGTTGATGCAGGGGCAGTACCTTCAACTATACAGCAACCCGCTATATCCGTTTTATGTAAACCAGGAGGCTGCATATGATAAAGCATATGATGTCATCAAGTATGCATACACTTTACGCGGATTTCCCTATGTTTTCGGGGGAGAAGATCCAATGACCGGAATGGATTGCAGCGGCTTCATTTATTGGGTCATGAAGGAGCAGGGCCTTTCTGTAAAACGAGATTCCGCAGAGGATTACTTCTCATTGGTGCCCAAAATCGATAATCCGAAGGCCGGGGATTTGGTATTTTTTAGGGACACGGGAACAAGGCTGGGTGTGACCCATGTAGGAATTTATCTGGGTGATGGCCGTTTTCTCAATTCAACGGAAAACACCGGCGTTCATATCTCCAACCTTTCGTCAGGTTATTTTGCCGAGAAATTCGAAAGCTTCGGTCAAGCCGAAAGCCTCATCGACTAA
- the pgsB gene encoding poly-gamma-glutamate synthase PgsB, whose amino-acid sequence MAPIFICAIFLLGYGIFEQKRHQKRLDSIPVRVNVNGIRGKSTVTRLITGVIQEAKYKTVGKTTGTSARMIYWFTDKEKPIVRRPEGPNIGEQRRVVKEVADLGTEALVCECMAVQPDYQLIFQNKMIQANIGVIVNVLEDHMDVMGPTMDEVAEAFTATIPHNGHLITIESEYLDFFKQIAKERNTKVIVADNSRISEDFLREFDYMVFPDNASLALAVAEALGIDEKTAFRGMLNAHPDPGAMRITKFGDPIQPTFFVNGFAANDAASTLNIWERVNTFGYSTEPPIVIMNCRADRVDRTEQFARDVLPYIKSEIVIAIGETTSPITKVFEQGKLDTKEYWDLENWSTEEIVARLRPLMKNRIVYGVGNIHGAAEPLIEAFMKSKTKQKAS is encoded by the coding sequence GTCTCGACTCCATCCCGGTACGTGTGAATGTGAATGGGATTCGAGGGAAATCGACTGTAACGCGTCTAATTACAGGTGTGATCCAGGAAGCAAAATACAAAACAGTAGGTAAAACAACCGGAACGTCAGCAAGAATGATCTATTGGTTTACCGACAAGGAAAAACCGATTGTACGCCGCCCGGAAGGACCAAACATAGGAGAACAACGGCGTGTAGTTAAAGAAGTTGCCGACTTAGGCACGGAAGCACTCGTTTGTGAATGCATGGCCGTTCAGCCTGACTATCAACTAATCTTCCAAAACAAAATGATCCAAGCAAACATTGGGGTCATCGTGAATGTATTGGAAGACCATATGGATGTCATGGGACCGACTATGGATGAGGTTGCTGAAGCCTTCACTGCTACCATTCCCCATAATGGTCACTTAATAACCATCGAAAGTGAATATTTGGACTTTTTCAAACAAATCGCCAAAGAACGCAACACAAAAGTGATCGTTGCAGATAATTCGAGAATTTCGGAAGATTTTCTACGCGAGTTCGACTATATGGTATTTCCTGATAATGCATCACTGGCCTTGGCCGTTGCGGAAGCTTTGGGAATTGATGAAAAAACAGCTTTCCGCGGAATGTTGAATGCACATCCCGATCCAGGGGCCATGCGGATCACCAAATTCGGGGATCCCATCCAGCCAACTTTCTTTGTCAATGGCTTTGCTGCAAACGACGCGGCATCGACGCTGAACATATGGGAACGTGTCAATACGTTCGGATACAGCACAGAACCTCCTATCGTCATCATGAACTGCCGTGCAGACCGTGTGGACCGTACCGAGCAGTTTGCTAGAGATGTATTACCGTACATAAAATCCGAAATCGTCATTGCCATTGGTGAAACTACATCACCAATCACGAAGGTATTCGAGCAAGGTAAATTGGATACTAAAGAATATTGGGATTTAGAAAACTGGTCAACTGAAGAAATCGTGGCCCGCCTCCGCCCATTGATGAAAAATCGCATCGTCTACGGTGTCGGGAATATTCACGGTGCAGCGGAACCTTTAATTGAAGCATTCATGAAATCTAAAACAAAGCAAAAAGCAAGTTAA
- a CDS encoding SRPBCC family protein: MQAVIEKEGNGIIARFNRPLNHSVEEVWSALTENDKVEKWMSNLEMKDLRKDGTIKFNFNDGSGKSFDMKIREFQESAVLDFDWGEGWVRFEVSPEKDGCSLVLTEYIKPVNDHTSKDLAGWHVCLDMLSDLIDGHHQDFPMDEWEKWHKEYTVAVERLDG; encoded by the coding sequence ATGCAAGCTGTAATCGAAAAAGAGGGTAATGGGATTATCGCAAGATTCAATCGCCCGCTTAATCATTCGGTGGAAGAGGTATGGAGTGCTTTAACGGAGAATGATAAGGTGGAAAAGTGGATGTCCAACCTGGAAATGAAGGACCTTCGAAAAGACGGGACCATAAAGTTCAATTTCAATGATGGGTCAGGGAAATCCTTTGATATGAAGATCAGAGAATTCCAAGAATCTGCCGTTTTGGATTTTGATTGGGGTGAAGGCTGGGTTCGTTTCGAGGTATCCCCTGAAAAGGATGGATGCTCATTAGTATTGACAGAATACATCAAGCCAGTTAATGATCATACATCAAAAGATTTGGCTGGCTGGCATGTTTGCCTCGATATGTTGAGTGATTTAATTGATGGTCATCATCAGGACTTCCCAATGGATGAATGGGAAAAATGGCATAAGGAATATACGGTAGCCGTCGAACGACTTGATGGATGA
- the pgsC gene encoding poly-gamma-glutamate biosynthesis protein PgsC — translation MFGSDLYVALVLGVTLSLIFSEKTGVVPAGLIVPGYLALVFDQWEIMLTILIISVVTYLIVTHGLSRWVILYGRRKFAAMMVTGICLKLLLDFVYPVMPFEIFEFRGIGIIVPGLIANTIQRQGMPLTLGSTLLLSGLTFGLMNVYYLF, via the coding sequence ATGTTTGGATCGGATTTATATGTAGCCCTAGTACTGGGAGTAACACTTAGCCTTATATTTTCAGAAAAGACGGGTGTCGTACCCGCAGGTCTTATCGTGCCAGGTTACTTGGCATTAGTATTTGACCAATGGGAAATCATGCTGACCATTTTGATCATTAGTGTCGTAACTTATTTGATCGTCACTCACGGCCTTTCAAGATGGGTGATTTTATATGGAAGAAGAAAATTCGCAGCCATGATGGTGACCGGGATTTGCTTGAAACTACTATTGGACTTCGTCTACCCCGTCATGCCATTTGAAATATTCGAGTTTCGGGGAATCGGTATAATTGTACCCGGATTGATTGCGAATACCATACAAAGACAAGGAATGCCATTGACACTTGGCAGCACGCTTTTATTATCCGGCTTGACTTTCGGTTTAATGAACGTGTACTACCTATTCTGA
- a CDS encoding CapE family protein has product MNIVKKITSWVIPVFLIAALLVTMNTFKRTETLTPEEQKKIEQYTTIEK; this is encoded by the coding sequence ATGAATATCGTAAAAAAAATTACAAGCTGGGTCATACCCGTTTTTCTAATAGCAGCCCTGCTTGTGACCATGAATACATTTAAACGGACAGAAACGTTAACACCCGAAGAGCAAAAGAAAATAGAACAATATACGACTATCGAAAAATAA